The genomic segment CAACCTGCGCTTCACTTGGAGCCAGTTCAACCGCAGGGTAGACGACATGGCAAAAGGACTTATCGCTATCGGCGTGGAACGGGGAACACACGTGGGCATCTGGGCGGCAAATGTGCCGGACTGGCTGACCCTGCTGTACGCCTGCGCCAAAATAGGCGCCGTCTACGTAACGGTAAACACCAATTACAAACAAGCCGAACTGGAATACCTGTGCGAGAACTCGGATATGCACACGCTCTGCATCGTCAACGGCGAAAAAGACAGCGACTTCGTGCAGATGACCTATACCATGCTGCCGGAATTGAAAACCTGCCAGCGCGGACATCTGAAGAGCGAACGCTTCCCCTACATGAAGAATGTAATCTACGTAGGACAGGAGAAGCACAGGGGGATGTACAACACCTCCGAAATCCTGCTCCTGGGAGACAATATCGAAGACACCCGGCTGGAAGAACTGAAAAACCAGGTTGACTGCCACGATGTGGTAAACATGCAGTACACCTCAGGCACCACCGGTTTCCCGAAAGGTGTAATGCTCACCCACTACAACATCACCAACAACGGATTTCTCACCGGTGAGCACATGAAATTCACCGCTGACGACAAACTGTGCTGCTGCGTGCCCCTGTTCCACTGCTTCGGCGTGGTGCTTGCCACGATGAACTGCCTCACTCATGGCTGTACACAAGTCATGGTGGAACGTTTCAACCCTCTGGTGGTTCTTGCTTCGATACACAAGGAACGCTGTACGGCACTCTACGGCGTGCCTACGATGTTCATTGCCGAGCTGCACCACCCCATGTTCGACCTCTTTGACATGTCCTGCCTGCGCACAGGCATCATGGCGGGCTCCCTCTGCCCTGTGGAACTGATGAAGCAGGTGGAAGAAAAGATGTATATGAAAGTGACCAGCGTCTACGGCCTGACGGAAGCTGCCCCCGGCATGACCGCCACACGCATTGACGACCCATTTGATGTGCGTTGCAACACCGTAGGGCGCGACTTTGAACATACTGAGGTGAAAGTTATCGATCCGGAAACCGGCGAGGAGTGTCCGACAGGCGTTCAAGGTGAAATGTGCAACCGCGGCTACAACACCATGAAAGGTTACTATAAGAACCCGCAAGCCACAGCCGAGGTTATCGACAAAAACGGTTTCCTACACTCCGGCGACTTGGGTGTAAAAGACGAAGACGGCAACTACCGCATCACCGGACGCATCAAGGATATGATTATACGCGGCGGGGAGAATATCTATCCGCGCGAAATCGAAGAGTTCCTCTATCAGTTGGAAGGCGTAAAAGACGTGCAAGTAGCCGGTATTCCCTCCAAAAAGTACGGCGAGGCGGTCGGCGCGTTCATCATCCAGCACGAAGGAGCAGACCTGCACGAGTCGGATGTACGCGACTTCTGCATTGGGAAAATCTCCCGGTACAAGATTCCCAAATACATATTCTTCGTAAAAGAGTTCCCCATGACAGGGAGCGGCAAGATACAGAAGTTCAAGCTGAAAGACCTGGGACTGCAACTCTGCAAGGAACAGGGAATTGAAATCATTTAGTAAAAAAGTTAAGGGTTAGTGTGCAGCAATTGCCGCGCACTAACCCTTAACTTCCGGTTATTCATAGAAAAGCCACAAAGCTCCTATCTTATTTTTCCGGGTAACGCATGTTGGCTTCCGTCATCTGTTCCAGCACCTCATGCAGATACTTGGCAGACTCCCATTTTGCCATTGGCAGGTCGTGAAGCAAATAATTACCACAGTCCTGCGGAGCGGCACCGGGCACTTCTCCTTCATATCCGGCAACAAAGCGGAAGGTATCTTGCATCAGAGGCACAATATCCTCTGGTTGCAAATCGCCCTTCATCAACAGATAATTGCCTGTGAGACAACCCATAGGTCCCCAATAAATAATCTTGTCCTGCCATTGCGGCTCGTTGCGCAGGTAGGTGGCCGCCAGATGCTCGATAGTGTGCAGGGCGCCTTGTCCCAATGCCGGTTCGCGGTTGGGCTCTTTCATACGGATATCAAAAGTCGTGATAACTTCTCCGTTCACTTCATCCTTGCGTGATACGTAAATACCGCGCAACAGGCGGATGTGGTCAATGGTAAAGCTGGGAATTTTCTTCATGATTTATGGTTTATAGTTTATGATTTACAAGCTATCGGGCAGAGTGGAAAGGAAAGCCCAGGTCGAGAGGAATGAACGCTCTGCCATTGTCCCCCAAAAATCGGCGTATTGCGCAGAATGGTCCTCCACTCCCGGCGTGTCACTGATGATGCGGAAGCTAAGGAAAGGAATGCCGTACAAATGGCACACTTGCGCAATGGCTGCAGACTCCATATCGACCGCAAGACCGGCAGGAAAACGGTGCTTGATGGCACCCAGCTCGGCGCGGTCGGTGATGAAGCGGTCACCGGTACAAATCAACCCTTTGCAAATGCGGCTTTCCGGCCCGGCATTATTCAGGGACAAAGCGTGTTCCAACAAGGAAGCGCACCCTTCGTACGCGGCAGGAAGCCCTTGCACCTGTCCATATTCATTCCCCTCGCCACACCACACATCATGGTAGACCAAACGTTCGCTCACCACCACATCCATCACCTTGAGACAAGCATCGATACCGCCCGCCACACCGGTGCTGATGATACAATCCGGAGCGAAACGGCGTATCAGTTCCGTTGCGCCCACCGCTGCATTCACCTTTCCGATACCGCACTGCGTAAGTATCACATGATTACCGCCAAGCAAACCTTCAACATAGTGCAAATGACCGTAATCCGCCACTTTCTTCTCCTGCAAACGCTCCACCAATTGGCGATGTTCGCTATCCATTGCGCTGATAACACCTATCGTCATATCCTCTTCAATTCATGCATAAATTTCAGGGCAAAGGTACAATATTTCTGCAAGATAACCCATGCCTCCGCATCAAAAAGAGGCGAGCTTATTTTGTACTGCCTGCGGATTACACTATCTTTGCCTCCGTTATAAAACCTATGATTCAAGATGATAAAAAAGACCCTTCCCGATTTGATTGCTATCCTGGCATTCATCCTGATTTCTTTCGCTTACTTCTTCCCGGCGGATATAGAAGGACGCATCCTGTTCCAACATGATACTGCCGCCGGAGCCGGAGCCGGACAGGAGGCCAAAGAATATTACGAACAGACAGGCGAACGCACCCGCTGGACCAATTCCCTCTTCGGCGGAATGCCTACTTATCAGATCGCGCCATCCTACGACTCTACCGCACCGCTGCAATGGACGCAGAAAGTATACCAGCTCTTTCTTCCCGGCTACGTCAACCTGACGTTTATCCTCATGCTGGGTTTCTACATCCTCCTGCGGGTATTCGGCATACCGGTGTGGCTGGCGGGACTGGGCGGCATCATGTGGGCTTTTTCGTCCTACTTCTTCATCCTGATTTCCGCAGGACACATCTGGAAGTTCATCACCCTTGCCTACATCCCACCCACAATAGCGGGCATTGTACTTGCCTACCGGGGCAAGCTGCTGGCCGGCGGCATCCTGACAGCCCTCTTCATCGCCCTGCAAATCATGTCGAACCATGTGCAAATGTCCTACTACTTCCTGTTTGTCATCCTGTTCATCGTAGGAGCATACTTTGAAGATGCATGGCGAAACAAGACACTCCCCAAATTCTTCAAAGCAAGTGCCGTAGTGTTTGTCGCAGCCCTTATCGGTGTGGCAGCCAATCTTTCCAACCTCTACCACACCTATACGTACAGCAAAGAGACCATGCGCGGCAAGAGCGAGCTGGTAGAAACCGGCGATGCCGCCAAGCAGACCAGCAGCGGACTGGACCGCGACTACATCACCAACTGGAGTTACGGCATCGGCGAAACATGGACACTGCTCGTCCCCAATTTCAAAGGCGGCTCCTCCTCCGCCCCCCTCAGCCAAAGCGAAACCGCCATGGAGAAAGCCAACCCGGTGTACAGCAGCCTGTACAACTCGTTCCCGCAGTACTTCGGCGACCAGCCTTGGACAGCAGGACCTGTCTATGTAGGCTCATTCGTGTTGTTCCTTTTCGTTCTGGGCTGCTTCATCGTGAAAGGCCCTCTGAAATGGGCATTGCTGGGAGCAACTTTCTTCTCGATTGTTCTGGCATGGGGCAAGAACTTCATGCCACTGACGGATTTCTTCATCGACTATATCCCGATGTATAACAAGTTTCGTGCCGTATCGTCCATTCTTGTCATAGCGGAATTCACCATTCCCCTACTGGCAATCTTTGCCTTGAAACACGTATTGGACGAACCCGGAATATGGAAAAAATATAAGAAAGCGTTCGGCATCAGTCTGGCACTGACCGCCGGCGTGGCATTGCTGCTCGCTGTGGCTCCGGGCAGCCTCGGTTCGGGCTTTGTGCCTGCACAAGAAACGCAGATGCTGCAAAACGCCGTCGACCGCCAGATGATACCCGCCAACGAACTGTCCGGGATTCTCGCCAACCTTGCCGAAATGCGGGGCGCACTTGTCAGCGCCGATGCACTGCGGAGCTTCATCATCATCTGTATCGGATGCGCGCTGCTTTGGCTTCATGCAACGGGCAAGTTACGCCAATCTCTGACCGTTGCCGGAATCGCAGTGCTCTGCCTGGCCGACATGTGGACAGTAAACAAACGCTACCTCCACGACGACCAGTTCGTCCCCCGTTCCATCCAGACAGAAACATTCAACAAGACCAAGACCGACGAACTGATCCTGCAAGACACAGATCCGAACTATCGCGTACTGAACTTCGCCACCGACACATTCAACGAGAATACCACTTCTTACTGGCATAAGAACATAGGCGGATACCACGCCGCCAAACTGCGTCGTTACCAAGAGATGATAGAACGTCACATCTCTCCCGAAATGCAGGCTGCCTATCAGGCAATAGCTGCCGCGGGAGGAGAAATGGACAGCGTGGATGCTTCCAAATTCCGCGTACTGAACATGCTGAACACGAAGTATTTCATCTTCCCCGCCGGACAGCAAGGACAAACCGCGCCCGTCCTCAATCCGTATGCCAACGGCAATGCCTGGTTTGTGAAGAACGTACAGTACGTGGACAACGCCAATCAGGAGATTGATGCGCTCAAGTCCATTCTGCCTGCCGAAACGGCTGTCGTTGATGTCCGTTTCAAGGATGTGCTGAAAGGAACTGCCGACGCTTACAAAGACAGCCTATCCACCATTCACCTGACAAGCTATGAGCCGAACCGCCTGGTGTATGAAACCGAAAATGCAGGAGACGGCATCGCCGTATTCTCCGAGATTTACTATCCGGACGGCTGGCAAGCGACCATCGACGGACAGGCTGCCGAACTGGGACGCGCGGACTACATACTGCGCACGATGTATGTCCCTGCCGGCAAACATACCATTGAAATGCGTTTTGACCCGAAGAGCCTGCATGTAACGGAAAGCATTGCCTACGGAGCATTGGCGCTGCTGGTTATCGGAATCATAGCGGCGGTACTGATTGCACGAAAGAAAGCGGCATAGACCGGCAACGTGACCTTATAAGCCAAGCCCTACAATAAGGAAAAGAATGAAAAAAAAGGTATAAACAACCGGCAGAACGATATATTTCAGTAACTTTGCTTTTCAAATCAAAAAATAATATAGTATGGAGACTACCAGACAGAACAAAATAGCCCGCCTGCTCCAAAAGGAGTTAAGTGATATCTTCCTGTTGCAAACCAAATCTATGTCCGGCATACTGATTTCGGTCAGCGCCGTACGCATCAGTCCCGATATGAGCGTAGCACGCGCTTACCTCAGCGTCTTTCCTTCGGAAAAAAGCGAAGAAATCATCAAGAACATCAATGCGAACATGAAGTCCATCCGTTTTGAACTGGGCACCCGCGTACGCCACCAGCTACGTATTATTCCCGAACTGAAGTTCTTCGTGGACGACTCTTTGGATTATCTGGAAAGAATTGACGAATTACTGAAATAGTGTTTGGTGATTAACAGCTAACCGCTACCCATGAACCTTCCCTTCTTTATAGCCCGCCGCTACCTCTTCTCCAAGAAGAAGCACAACGCTATCAACATTATATCCGGCATCTCGGTGTGCGGAGTAGCCTTGGCTACATTGGCACTGGTATGTACACTGTCCGTATTCAACGGCTTTCAGGATATGGTGGCGGGATTCTTCACCGCTTTCGATCCGGAATTGAAAATTACTATCCGGGAAGGAAAAGTCTTTGACCCGCTCGAATCACGCATCCGGCAAGTGCGCGTTCTGCCCGAAATTGATGTCTGGACAGAAACACTGGAGGAGAACGCAATGGTGCAGTACAAAGACCGTCAGGCAATGGCCGTCATCAAAGGCGTAGAGGACAACTTTGAGCAACTGACCTCCATAGACAGCCTGCTGTACGGCACAGGAAAGTTCATATTGAATGATTCCGTCGTAGACTACGGCTTCATGGGAGTAGAATTGGTTTCCGAATTGGGTACGGGGATTCAATTTGTCGACCCGCTACGGGTCTATGCGCCCAAGAGGAATGTACGTGTAAATATTGCCAATCCGGCAGCTGCCTTCAACCAAGATTACCTGTTCTCACCGGGAGCTGTATTCGTTGTCAACCAGCAGAAATACGATTCGCGCTATATCCTCACGCCATTGAGCTTTGCACGACGGCTGTTCAACTACGACACAGAAGTCTCCGCCATCGAGCTGAAACTGAAACCCGGCAGCAACACCGACGCCGTACAAAAGAAAATGGAACGCATCCTGGGCGACCGCTTTGTTGTACAAAACCGCTATGAACAGCAAGCGGATGTATTCCGCATCATGGAGATCGAAAAACTCATCTCATATCTGTTCCTCACCTTTATCCTTACAATCGCCTGCTTCAACGTTATCGGTTCTCTTTCCATGCTGATACTGGACAAGCGTGAGGATGCGGAAACGCTGCGCAACCTGGGCGCCGATGACCGGCTGATTGCCCGCATCTTCCTTTTTGAGGGACGGTTGATTTCAGTGTTCGGAGCAATCGCCGGGATTGTGCTGGGGCTATTGCTGTGCTTCCTCCAACAGCGTTTCGGACTGATATCTCTGGGAGGCGGCAACGGCAGCTTTGTCGTGGACGCCTATCCGGTGAGCGTGCATGCAACGGATGTTATATTGATACTTATAACAGTTATTGCCGTAGGATTCCTTTCTGTATGGTATCCGGTGAGATACTTAAGCAAACGGCTGCTTAAAAAATAAAAACATCATCCCCTTTCACTTCTCCAACCCTTTGTATCATTCTTTCCAAAGGGATTTACATGTGAAAGGGGATGATGTAAACTATTTCTTACGGATAATCGTCAGCCCGTCCCGCAAAGGGAGTATGACCTTCTCCACGCGATTGTCCGCGGCAACCAAATCATTGAATGTTTTTATTCCGATTGTTTGCAGGTCCGTACGATGCGGATGTTCTTCGAGCACGTGCCCGTCCCATAAGGTGTTGTCGGCAATGATATATCCACCTTCCGAAAGGCGTGCCAACACCATTTCATAATAATCTACATAGCGGCGCTTATCGCCGTCAATGAAAGCAAGGTCGAAAGTTATATCCATTTGGGGAACAAGCTCCAGCGCATTGCCTATATAGAACCTTATCTTATCCGCATAGGGTGAGTTCTCCAACCAAGGACGGGTAAAGTCTTCCTGCTCGTCATTGATTTCAAATGTGTGCAACATTCCGCCTTCCGGCAATCCCTCTGCCATACAAAGCGCGGAATACCCGCTATATGTTCCAATCTCCAACACCTGACGGGGGCGTATCATCCTGACAAACATCTTAAGCATACGCCCCTGCAAATGCCCCGAAGCCATACGGGGGTAAAGCAACTTGAGGTGCGTGTCACGATAAAGGGCTTTCAGGTAATCTCCTTCTTCGTCAATGTGTTGTAGGATGTATTCGTCTAATGTCATATAAATCGGAAATTGAGAATTAAAAAAAACAGCCCGATCACAGGCATTTATTTTTTTTAATTCTCAATTTATAATTTTACAAGTATCTGTTACTGTTGGGCAGTACGCTGTCTTGGGCATGCTTCAGGGCATCTTCTACCACGTTGATCTCAAGGAAAGAAGTTTGCGTACCGGCCTTACCGCTGCTCAGGTAGCCCACCATATCAGTGGAATGCAGACGTCCCTCTTGAAGCAGTCGGCGAAGAGCAGCGAAATAATATTCCTGCCCATTGGCAAGTTCGGGCATATAAATGGCCTCTACACCATATGACAATGCCAAATGCCGCATTGTCTTCTCCTTATAACAAATGGCAAGCACCGGATATTTGCCACGAAATGCAGCAAGGTTGCGGGCTGTACGACCACTATAACTATCGGTGATGATAGCGCGGATCTTTAATTTTGTAGTGGCCTTTACTGCCTGTTTGGCAAGGAAAGCCGTTACATCGTTACTGTTCTCATCCAAAGGAATACGGATGTCATTATCTGCCAGCTTATCCTTTTCAGCCTGTGCGGCCACTTTCGTCATGGTTTTAACGGCTTCAACCGGATATTTACCGTAGGCTGTTTCACCGCTTAGCATCAATGCATCCGTACGGTAGTAGATAGCGTTGGCGATATCCGTAACTTCCGCACGTGTGGGACGCGGATTGGAAATCATGGTATGAAGCATCTGCGTGGCAACAATCACCGGTTTCTTTGCTAAAATGCATTTACGGATCAGGACGCGCTGGATACCCGGAATACGTTCCTGCGGAACCTCAATACCCAAGTCACCGCGAGCAATCATTACGCCATCGGCAACTTCAAGAATCTCATCAATATTGTCCACACCTTCCTGGTTCTCAATCTTGGCAATGATTTTAATGTCACTGCCATGGGCATCCAAAATAGCCCGTATATCAAGAATGTCTTGTCTGTTACGCACAAAAGAGTGGGCAATGAAATCTATATCTTTCTCAATAGCGTAGAGGATATTATTACGGTCCTTTTCCGTCAACGAGGGTAAGTTGATGCGTACCCCCGGCACATTGACACTCTTACGGTTGCCTAAAGTAGCCTCGTTCTGCACCTCACACAACAGATAATCTGCATTCTTATCCACTACCACCAGTTCCAGATCACCGTCATCAATAAGGATATGCCCACCGACATTCAAATCGTGCACAAAGTTGGGATAAGAAACGGAGATGCACTCGCGAGTGGTCTGCTGATCGGGATTGCCTACCACCTTTACGCGATCGCCTACCTTAAAAGGAATCGGCTCGGCAAGAACCGTCGTACGCACCTCAGGCCCTTTCGTATCCATAAGGATAGCAATGCGGTTGGAAACCGTACGCACATTCGCTATCAGTTTCTCAAAACCTTCGCGACCTGCATGGGCCGTATTCATACGTACTACGTTCAGACCTGCGTCGAACAACTGTTTTATAAAATCAACATCGCAACGTTGGTCAGAAATCGTTGCAACGATCTTTGTCTGTTTTAATAGCATAATCTTATACCTATTTATATTGATGATAAACTATGAATGGAGAAGTATGAATTACCTGCAAAAACATCATTCAATTCATCATTCATAATTGATAATTCATAATTCCTTTAAAGCCTCCAGCGCCAGACGATAGGAGTCCAGCCCGAAACCGCAAATAACACCCCGGCAGGCGCAAGCTATCATGGATACGTGACGGAACTCCTCACGAGTATGCACATTCGAGATATGAACCTCAATCACCGGAGAAGTGACCGAACGGATCGCATCTTGCAAGGCAATGGACGTATGGGTGTAAGCACCCGCATTCAGAATAATGCCGTCAACATCAAAACCTACTTGTTGTATCTTGTCGATCAACTCCCCTTCAATGTTGGATTGGAAGTAGTCTATCTGTACATCCGCATACCTTTTACGGAGTTCGGCAAGGCAGTCTTCAAATGTAACGCTGCCATAAATGGAAGGTTCACGCTTTCCCAACAGATTTATATTGGGGCCGTTAATAATTTGTATCCTCATAACACAATTTTTTATACCTTTGTCCACAGAGAACATTCTTTCAAGGTGCAAAGATACGAAAAAGTAATGAAAGTAAAAGAGAAATTAACGAATAAGGAAAAACAAGCGTTGATAATCAGGAAGTACCAACAATATCTCAAACTGGAAAAATCGCTTGCGTCCAACACATTCGACGCCTATATGACGGACTTACAGAAACTTCTGCACTTTCTGGAGGGAGAGAATATAGAGGTGGGCAACGTTACGCCGGATGATTTGCAACGTTTTGCAGCAGGCCTCCACGACATCGGCATCCATCCCCGTTCGCAAGCCCGCATACTCTCCGGCATCAAATCCTTTTTCCACTTCCTTACCGTTGCCGACTATTTGGAAACCGATCCAAGCGAGTTGTTGGAAGGCCCCAAAATAGGCTTCAAGATTCCGGAAGTACTCACCGTAGAAGAAATTGACAGAATCATCTCTGCCGTAGACATGGACAAGAAGGAAGGACAACGCAACCGGGCCATTCTGGAGACACTGTACAGTTGCGGGCTACGTGTCTCGGAGTTGTGCAACCTGAAACTCTCCGACCTCTACTTTGAAGAAGGATTCATTAAAGTGGAAGGCAAAGGCAGCAAGCAGCGCTTAGTCCCTATTTCACCACGCGCAATCAAGGAAATAAAATATTGGCTCACAGACCGCAACCTGGGAAAAATCAAAAAAGGTTATGAAGACTACGTATTTCTGGCACGATGGGGAAACAACATCTCCCGCATCATGGTGTTTCACATGATTAAAGAGCTGGCAGAGAAAACCGGTATCACCAAAAACATCAGCCCGCACACATTCCGCCACTCCTTTGCCACCCACCTGCTGGAAGGCGGCGCCAACCTACGAGCCATTCAATGCATGCTGGGGCATGAGTCCATTGCCACCACAGAAATCTATACACATATCGACCGAAACATGCTCCGGAGTGAAATTATCGAACACCATCCGCGTAACATTAAATACCGAAAAGAACGCGGAATTTATTAAATTATAATAAATGTGATAGGAGTATTAACAAATTGCCAAGAGAATTAATATCTTTGCAAAGCTATATATATAGGAGTATAGCAACTAATTGTGAATGGACAAATTTCAATTACAAACAATTAATTTATATCTAAAATGACTAAAAAATTGTATCTGCCTTTGTTAGTGGCACTTGTTGCTGTATTGACATCATGCAGCAGCAAAATGGGTGAACTGTCTTCTGACTATTTCACAGTGACTCCGCAAGTATTGGAAGCCGTAGGCGGTAAGGTACCCGCTACAATTAACGGTAAATTCCCTGAAAAGTATTTCAAGAAAAAAGCCGTAGTAGAAGTAACTCCGGTTTTGAGATGGGAAGGCGGCGAAGCTAAAGGTCAACCTGCCGTATTCCAAGGCGAAAAAGTTGAAGGCAACGACCAGACTATCTCTTACAAAGCTGGTGGTAGCTACACAATGAAAACTTCTTTCGACTATGTTCCTGAAATGGCTAAATCCGAGCTGTACCTGGAATTCAAAGCTAAAGTCGGAAAAAAAGAAGTTACTATCCCTGCTGTTAAAGTAGCTGATGGTGTTATCTCTACTTCCGAATTAATCGGCCAGACTTTGGGCAGCGCTAACCCCGCTAACGGTGACGACGCTTTCCAACGTATCATCAAAGAAAAATATGATGCAAACATCATGTTCTTGATTCAACAGGCTAACGTTCGTGCAAGCGAATTGAAGACTGCTAAAGCATTCAACGAAGAAGTTAAGAACATCAACGAAGCTGCCAACAAGAAGATCAACAACATCGAGATTTCTGCATACGCTTCTCCTGATGGTGGTGTTAAGCTGAACACCGGTTTGGCTGAAAACCGTCAGAACAACACAGCTAAGATCATCAACAAGGACCTGAAGAAAGGTAAAATCGAAGCTGCCGTAGATACTAAGTACACTGCACAAGACTGGGAAGGCTTCCAGGAATTGGTTAGCAAATCCAACATCCAAG from the Bacteroides eggerthii genome contains:
- a CDS encoding tetratricopeptide repeat protein encodes the protein MTKKLYLPLLVALVAVLTSCSSKMGELSSDYFTVTPQVLEAVGGKVPATINGKFPEKYFKKKAVVEVTPVLRWEGGEAKGQPAVFQGEKVEGNDQTISYKAGGSYTMKTSFDYVPEMAKSELYLEFKAKVGKKEVTIPAVKVADGVISTSELIGQTLGSANPANGDDAFQRIIKEKYDANIMFLIQQANVRASELKTAKAFNEEVKNINEAANKKINNIEISAYASPDGGVKLNTGLAENRQNNTAKIINKDLKKGKIEAAVDTKYTAQDWEGFQELVSKSNIQDKELILRVLSMYSDPEQREQEIKNISSVYKTLAEEILPQLRRSRLTLNYDVIGKSDEEIAALADSDAKQLNIEELLYATTLTNDPAKQEAIFTKATQIYPNDYRAYNNLGKLAYQAGNLDKAEGYFKKSLSIKDSAEANMNMGLIALTKGDKAAAESYLGKASGAKELNEALGNLYVAQGQYDRAVNAFGDTKTNSAALAQILAKDYNKAKSTLSSIAKPDAYTDYLMAVVGARTNNTSMVTENLKKAVAKDSSLAKKAASDLEFSKYFTNADFMNIIK
- the xerD gene encoding site-specific tyrosine recombinase XerD; this encodes MKVKEKLTNKEKQALIIRKYQQYLKLEKSLASNTFDAYMTDLQKLLHFLEGENIEVGNVTPDDLQRFAAGLHDIGIHPRSQARILSGIKSFFHFLTVADYLETDPSELLEGPKIGFKIPEVLTVEEIDRIISAVDMDKKEGQRNRAILETLYSCGLRVSELCNLKLSDLYFEEGFIKVEGKGSKQRLVPISPRAIKEIKYWLTDRNLGKIKKGYEDYVFLARWGNNISRIMVFHMIKELAEKTGITKNISPHTFRHSFATHLLEGGANLRAIQCMLGHESIATTEIYTHIDRNMLRSEIIEHHPRNIKYRKERGIY